The Cohnella abietis genome has a segment encoding these proteins:
- a CDS encoding ABC transporter permease, translating to MTIKRFTKEWPLHLLLIPGVLIAFVFSYVPMAGISIAFERFIPTRGIFNSPWVGWNNFKLMMDYPGIDRIMLNTIYIAVMKIIGGLLVPITVAILLNEIRKEVFKRTVQTLVYLPHFLSWVLLGGILIDILSPSSGIINQFLGWFGIKPIFFLGSNSWFPYTLVISDVWKEFGFSTIVYLAALTSINPSLYEASEMDGAGRWKQTWHVTLPGMLPIIVLMATLSVGNILNAGFEQIFNLYGPAVYESGDILDTFVYRMGFEQVHYGLATAVGLLKSVVSLVLLSMSYAMAYRFAGYRIF from the coding sequence ATGACCATCAAGAGATTTACCAAAGAGTGGCCCCTTCATTTACTGTTAATACCTGGAGTCCTTATTGCCTTTGTTTTCAGCTATGTCCCCATGGCGGGGATATCCATAGCCTTCGAAAGATTTATCCCTACACGAGGAATATTTAACTCCCCATGGGTAGGATGGAATAACTTCAAGCTAATGATGGACTATCCGGGCATTGATCGCATTATGTTGAATACGATCTACATTGCTGTTATGAAAATCATTGGTGGTCTCCTGGTACCGATTACCGTTGCTATTTTGCTGAATGAAATACGTAAAGAGGTATTTAAACGGACGGTTCAAACACTCGTTTACTTGCCTCATTTTTTATCCTGGGTGCTGCTTGGCGGTATTCTAATTGATATTTTGTCTCCGTCATCCGGCATAATTAACCAATTCCTTGGTTGGTTCGGCATCAAGCCTATTTTCTTCCTAGGAAGCAATTCCTGGTTTCCTTATACTCTTGTTATCTCTGACGTCTGGAAGGAATTTGGCTTCAGCACCATTGTATATTTGGCAGCTCTCACAAGTATTAATCCATCGCTATATGAAGCTTCCGAGATGGACGGCGCTGGTCGTTGGAAGCAAACGTGGCATGTTACTTTACCTGGTATGCTCCCTATTATTGTCCTTATGGCTACATTAAGTGTCGGTAATATCCTGAATGCAGGATTCGAGCAAATCTTTAATTTATACGGGCCGGCCGTATATGAAAGCGGCGATATTCTGGATACCTTCGTATATCGTATGGGCTTCGAGCAGGTTCATTATGGCTTGGCAACGGCTGTAGGTTTATTAAAATCTGTCGTATCTCTCGTTCTGTTATCTATGTCATATGCGATGGCTTACCGTTTTGCAGGATATCGCATTTTTTGA
- a CDS encoding carbohydrate ABC transporter permease: MTLNSRISTGRRTFIIFNYTFLALLSLLCIFPLMHMLALSFSSGAAAAAGKVGLWPVEFNTAAYRNILNKPEYLTAFGVSVQRLVLGTLISLTVTIITAFPLSKENNAFQFRTLYAWFFVFTILFSGGLVPWFMTIQKLGLMDSIWALVLPSALSVFNVILLLNFYRGLPKELDESARIDGAGHFRVLWSIIVPLSKPALATVGLFTMVAHWNSWFDGLVLMNRPENYPLQSFLQTIVIQKDMRFISAENVELLKLISDRTSAAAQIFVATVPILVVYPFLQRFFIKGIVLGSVKE, encoded by the coding sequence ATGACTTTGAATTCACGAATATCCACAGGCAGAAGAACGTTTATTATTTTTAATTACACCTTTTTGGCTCTTCTTTCCTTGCTGTGCATATTCCCGTTAATGCATATGCTCGCTTTGTCATTCAGCTCCGGTGCAGCTGCTGCAGCAGGAAAGGTTGGCCTATGGCCAGTGGAATTTAATACGGCTGCTTACCGAAATATATTAAACAAGCCTGAATACTTAACTGCTTTTGGAGTATCAGTGCAGAGACTAGTCCTTGGAACGCTGATTAGCTTAACCGTTACTATCATTACAGCATTTCCGTTATCGAAGGAGAATAATGCCTTTCAGTTCAGAACTCTGTATGCGTGGTTTTTCGTATTTACAATTCTCTTCAGCGGTGGATTAGTCCCATGGTTCATGACCATTCAGAAGCTTGGACTAATGGATTCTATCTGGGCGCTTGTACTGCCTAGTGCGCTGTCCGTGTTTAATGTTATTTTGCTGCTTAACTTTTATCGAGGCTTGCCTAAGGAGCTGGATGAATCCGCGAGAATAGATGGAGCGGGCCATTTCAGGGTGCTGTGGAGTATCATCGTACCCTTGTCTAAGCCGGCACTCGCGACGGTTGGTTTGTTCACAATGGTTGCGCATTGGAACAGTTGGTTTGACGGGCTTGTGCTGATGAATCGGCCAGAGAATTATCCCTTGCAGTCTTTCCTGCAAACAATCGTTATCCAGAAGGATATGAGATTTATAAGTGCGGAGAATGTAGAACTGCTCAAGCTGATATCGGATAGAACGAGCGCAGCAGCACAGATTTTCGTTGCTACCGTCCCCATTCTGGTTGTGTATCCGTTCCTGCAGCGCTTTTTTATTAAGGGAATCGTGTTAGGAAGCGTTAAAGAGTAG